The stretch of DNA ATTCACCACTGAAGATCGACGCGGCGGTGACGATGATCGGCGCTCGGATGGTCCGAAATCTTGTCCTGGCTTCCAGTGAGTGGAAGTCAGGGTCCACGCCTGAACGCACAAACGAAGCGGCTTTCTTCTGATGGGAGGCAAATAGGTGGCTCTCAGTAAGAAGCGGGCCCTGGAGTCCGTTGTCGACATTCTTAATGGCCCACGCAGTGCTGAGATGCCTCGTCTGCAGCGAATCGCTGACGCGATGCGCCCCGCGCGCAAAGGCCAGTACCGCGTGGATGTCCCGGATGGCGCTCCGAAGGAGATGCAGTCTCTGGCCCGTAAGGCCGAGACCAATTACATGCCGCTCGCAGTGGACACGTTCTCGCAGTCGATGAAGGTCGAGGGAATCTATTCCCCTTCCGACAAGGGCATGGAGAAGCAGCCGGCCTGGAAGCACTGGCAGCGCAACCGGATGAACGCCCGCCAGACGGGCCTGCACCGTGCGGCGCTGCAGTACGGCGTGGCGTACACGATCAATCTGCCTGGCGACAGCGGTCCGGTCGTGAAGTGTGTGTCACCCCGCCAGTTGACCGCCCTGTATCAGGACCCGTCCGATGATGAGTGGCCGATGCTCGCGCTGCACATCGACGACGACCTGATCACGCTGTACGACGAGGAGCAGACCTACACGTTCGGCCGAGAGAACAAGCCGCGCTCAGGACTGGCGCCGTCCTGCTCGGCCGAGTACCTCGGTGGGCGACTGACGTTCATCGAGGCGAAGGAGCACGGCGTAGGCGTGTGCCCGGTCGTGCGCTACCGCGACCGAATGCTACTGGACGGCGAGGAGCAGTACGGCATCGTCGAGCCGCTGCTGGCGATCCAGGACCGCATCACCGAGACGACGTTCGGGCTGTTGGTCGCGCAGTACTTCGCCGCGTTCAAGCAGAAGTACATCATCGGCTGGATCCCACAAGACGAGCACGAGCGGCTTAAGGCTTCTGCAGCTGCGATCATGTCGTTCAAGGACCCCGACGTGAAGGTCGGCCAGTTCGACGAGACCGACCTGACGCGGTACATCCAATCGAAGCGTTCCGCCGTGATGGATCTTGCCGCGATCGGGCAGATCCCGCCGCAGTCTCTCGGCGCAGACGG from Cumulibacter soli encodes:
- a CDS encoding phage portal protein, giving the protein MALSKKRALESVVDILNGPRSAEMPRLQRIADAMRPARKGQYRVDVPDGAPKEMQSLARKAETNYMPLAVDTFSQSMKVEGIYSPSDKGMEKQPAWKHWQRNRMNARQTGLHRAALQYGVAYTINLPGDSGPVVKCVSPRQLTALYQDPSDDEWPMLALHIDDDLITLYDEEQTYTFGRENKPRSGLAPSCSAEYLGGRLTFIEAKEHGVGVCPVVRYRDRMLLDGEEQYGIVEPLLAIQDRITETTFGLLVAQYFAAFKQKYIIGWIPQDEHERLKASAAAIMSFKDPDVKVGQFDETDLTRYIQSKRSAVMDLAAIGQIPPQSLGADGISNISAEALAGLESAKDRKADEITTSLGESHEQTLRIQAHIAGDPGADDYESEIRWKDATARSFAQMVDGLGKLAQMLQVPVEMLWEDIPGWTDTKVDRARQMRETDPVQSLARTVFSEQG